A part of Streptomyces sp. DSM 40750 genomic DNA contains:
- a CDS encoding helix-turn-helix transcriptional regulator: MDHREEIREFLISRRAKITPQQAGLPAGSKRRVPGLRRSEVAALADVSVEYYAKVERGNLAGVSPGVLEAIARALQLDDAERAHLLHLAQTADGTDTLARPRRRAPAQWTAHPSLQWTLDAITAGPAFVGNGRMDLLAMNHLARAFYCDLPTAGQRPPNLARYAFLDPAAQRFYADWEQIADQTVAILRVQAGRDPHNRDLHDLVGELSTRSDAFRTRWAGHNVRLHGTGAKRYHHPVVGDLTLSWEGLEMIAAPGLALTIYTAEPGSPSEEGLRLLSSWSAIQKTASSTPPPTAG; this comes from the coding sequence GTGGACCATCGTGAAGAGATCCGCGAGTTTCTGATCTCGCGGCGAGCCAAGATCACACCTCAGCAGGCAGGGCTGCCCGCCGGTAGCAAGCGCCGCGTTCCCGGGCTGCGTCGCAGTGAGGTCGCAGCGCTGGCCGACGTCAGCGTCGAGTACTACGCCAAGGTGGAGCGCGGCAACCTCGCCGGCGTGTCCCCGGGCGTGCTCGAAGCAATCGCCCGTGCGCTCCAGCTCGACGACGCCGAACGCGCGCACCTGCTCCACCTGGCCCAGACAGCTGACGGCACTGACACCCTCGCCAGGCCCCGCCGCCGGGCCCCCGCGCAGTGGACCGCGCACCCGAGCCTGCAGTGGACCCTGGACGCCATCACCGCAGGGCCCGCCTTCGTTGGCAACGGCCGTATGGACCTGCTCGCCATGAACCACCTCGCCCGCGCCTTCTACTGCGATCTGCCCACCGCCGGACAGCGGCCACCGAACCTCGCCCGGTACGCCTTCCTCGACCCCGCCGCGCAGCGCTTCTACGCGGACTGGGAGCAGATCGCCGACCAGACCGTCGCCATCCTGCGCGTCCAGGCCGGCCGCGACCCCCACAACCGGGACCTTCACGACCTGGTCGGCGAACTGTCCACCCGCAGCGACGCATTCCGCACCCGCTGGGCCGGCCACAACGTCCGCCTGCACGGCACCGGAGCGAAGCGGTACCACCATCCGGTCGTCGGCGACCTCACCCTCTCCTGGGAGGGCCTGGAAATGATCGCCGCACCCGGCCTCGCCCTCACCATCTACACCGCCGAGCCGGGCTCACCCTCCGAGGAAGGGCTGCGTCTGCTCTCCTCTTGGAGCGCCATCCAGAAAACCGCCTCTTCTACGCCACCGCCCACGGCAGGCTGA
- a CDS encoding alpha/beta hydrolase has translation MAVPDNYIFDLDENVTRTSVSYQNRFGITIAADLYRPKGFDESRGHPAIVIGAPYGGVKEQGPGIYAQNLALRGFVALTFDPSHNGYSGGEPRHLSSPELFVEDFSAAVDYLGTRPFVDRERIGGIGMCGSGGFLLSAAQVDRRLKAVATVVMYDISRAASKGWQDSLTDEARNGMLDAIAQQRYADFEGYAPALTPRGAPIGFDDTTDPIGREFGEFYSTPRGYHPNSITQFTMTSMMSFMNFPLLDHINTVSPRPILFVVGEHAHSRYFSEDAYELAAEPKEFHVVPNAGHVDLYDRTNLIPFDKLSEFFTKNLA, from the coding sequence ATGGCAGTGCCGGACAACTACATCTTCGACCTGGACGAGAACGTCACGCGCACATCGGTGTCGTACCAGAACAGGTTCGGGATCACCATCGCGGCAGACCTCTACCGGCCCAAGGGCTTCGACGAGTCCCGCGGGCACCCGGCGATCGTCATCGGCGCACCGTACGGTGGCGTCAAGGAGCAGGGTCCCGGCATCTACGCCCAGAATCTGGCCCTGCGCGGATTCGTGGCCCTCACGTTCGACCCGTCGCACAACGGCTACAGCGGCGGCGAGCCGCGTCACCTCTCCTCCCCTGAGCTCTTCGTCGAGGACTTCAGCGCAGCGGTGGACTACCTCGGCACACGTCCCTTCGTCGACCGGGAGCGCATCGGCGGGATCGGCATGTGCGGCAGCGGCGGATTTCTGCTCAGCGCCGCACAGGTCGACCGGCGCCTCAAGGCGGTCGCCACCGTCGTCATGTACGACATCTCCCGGGCTGCCTCGAAGGGTTGGCAGGACTCGCTCACCGACGAGGCGCGAAACGGCATGCTCGACGCGATCGCACAACAGCGATACGCGGACTTCGAGGGCTATGCCCCCGCACTGACCCCGCGTGGAGCGCCGATCGGGTTCGACGACACCACCGACCCCATCGGCCGCGAGTTCGGCGAGTTCTACTCCACCCCACGGGGCTACCACCCCAACTCGATCACCCAGTTCACGATGACGAGCATGATGTCGTTCATGAACTTCCCGCTGCTCGACCACATCAACACGGTCTCGCCACGACCCATCCTGTTCGTCGTGGGAGAGCACGCTCACTCACGCTACTTCAGCGAGGACGCCTATGAACTGGCGGCGGAGCCCAAGGAGTTCCACGTGGTCCCGAACGCCGGCCATGTGGACCTCTACGACAGGACGAATCTGATCCCGTTCGACAAGCTGTCGGAGTTCTTCACCAAGAACCTCGCGTGA